One Azoarcus sp. DN11 DNA segment encodes these proteins:
- a CDS encoding beta-ribofuranosylaminobenzene 5'-phosphate synthase family protein, whose protein sequence is MTLASCASSISAAPAVALVDAPARLHLGFLDPNASLGRRFASLGLVIDGMSTRVSVSAAARDAIVVPAGCADDVRERIARHLATLRCETSEDAPVRVVLHGGPPAHAGFGSGTQLALALGRAFGACHGLELDTRRIAALLARGGRSGVGIAGFDRGGLLLDGGPGAAGATPPLLARVAFPQAWRVLLVLDERCDGLHGSAERVAMDRLAPFPRELAAELCHQVVMRVLPGAMEADFEPFAEGVSTLQRIIGDYFAPAQGGSMYTSPAVERVLEWIRPRYCAGIGQSSWGPTGFAILPSAERCAEAVAAARAAGVVDPALRLVVVAGRNHGARLDDRPSAPRDGRGSA, encoded by the coding sequence ATGACCCTTGCCTCCTGCGCATCGTCGATCTCCGCCGCGCCCGCCGTAGCCCTGGTGGATGCGCCGGCGCGGCTGCACCTGGGATTTCTCGACCCGAACGCTTCACTCGGACGCCGCTTCGCGAGCCTCGGCCTTGTCATCGACGGCATGAGCACGCGCGTGAGCGTGTCGGCTGCAGCGCGCGACGCCATCGTGGTGCCGGCCGGTTGCGCCGACGACGTCCGCGAACGCATCGCGCGGCATCTGGCGACGCTGCGGTGCGAGACCAGTGAGGACGCGCCCGTGCGCGTGGTGCTGCATGGCGGCCCGCCCGCACACGCCGGCTTCGGCTCCGGGACGCAGCTCGCGCTCGCGCTGGGCCGCGCGTTCGGCGCTTGTCACGGGCTCGAACTCGACACCCGGCGCATCGCCGCCTTGCTGGCGCGGGGCGGTCGATCCGGCGTCGGCATCGCCGGCTTCGACCGGGGAGGGCTGCTGCTCGACGGCGGGCCCGGGGCCGCAGGCGCGACGCCGCCGCTGCTCGCCCGCGTCGCATTTCCGCAAGCCTGGCGGGTGCTGCTGGTGCTCGACGAACGTTGCGACGGCTTGCACGGCTCCGCCGAGCGCGTCGCGATGGACCGCCTTGCGCCGTTTCCGCGCGAGCTGGCGGCCGAGCTCTGCCACCAGGTCGTGATGCGTGTGCTGCCCGGCGCGATGGAGGCGGACTTCGAGCCGTTCGCCGAGGGCGTGTCGACGCTGCAGCGGATCATCGGCGACTACTTCGCGCCGGCGCAGGGGGGCTCGATGTACACCAGCCCGGCCGTTGAACGCGTGCTCGAGTGGATCCGCCCGCGCTATTGCGCCGGCATCGGGCAGAGCTCGTGGGGGCCGACCGGCTTCGCGATCCTGCCTTCGGCGGAACGCTGCGCCGAGGCCGTCGCTGCCGCGCGCGCGGCGGGCGTTGTCGATCCGGCGCTGCGACTGGTCGTCGTGGCGGGGCGCAATCACGGCGCGCGGCTCGACGACCGACCGTCTGCTCCTCGGGACGGCCGCGGCAGCGCCTGA
- a CDS encoding NAD(P)-dependent methylenetetrahydromethanopterin dehydrogenase gives MPARYILHMFTPSAQMSPFDINMAVDAGYDVVVPYCGVSAAEIRGLTQDAIFSRGPKGVKATGIFIGGRNVMLASDMLETARSAMVPPFEVSVMADPSGSYTTAAALVACVERQLKCAHDTSFAGKRVLVLGGTGTVGRIAGVLAAGLGAEVSLGHHAKLSSAEAAAAETGQRFGCVLAGADASMPDARRAALAGADIVLAASVAGVQVVSEAERAAAAHLLVAADVNAVPPEGIAGVGVMDDGKQLPEGKGVGIGALAIGNVKYQVEHRLLRSMREGDKPVYLGFREAFAMAREVIAEKEGH, from the coding sequence ATGCCAGCCCGATACATCCTCCACATGTTCACCCCTTCTGCCCAGATGAGCCCCTTCGACATCAACATGGCGGTCGATGCGGGCTACGACGTGGTCGTGCCGTATTGCGGCGTGAGTGCCGCGGAGATCCGCGGCCTCACGCAGGATGCGATCTTCTCGCGCGGACCGAAGGGAGTGAAGGCCACCGGCATCTTCATCGGCGGGCGCAACGTGATGCTCGCGTCCGACATGCTGGAGACCGCACGTTCCGCAATGGTGCCGCCCTTCGAAGTGTCGGTGATGGCCGATCCGAGCGGCTCCTACACCACCGCGGCAGCACTGGTCGCCTGCGTCGAGCGGCAGTTGAAGTGTGCGCATGACACGAGTTTCGCCGGCAAGCGGGTACTCGTGCTCGGCGGTACCGGCACGGTCGGACGCATCGCCGGCGTGCTTGCGGCGGGGCTCGGTGCGGAGGTGTCGCTCGGCCATCACGCGAAACTGTCGTCGGCCGAGGCCGCAGCCGCAGAGACCGGTCAGCGCTTCGGCTGCGTGCTGGCCGGTGCCGATGCGAGCATGCCCGACGCACGCCGTGCGGCACTCGCGGGGGCCGATATCGTCCTCGCGGCGTCGGTGGCCGGCGTCCAGGTCGTCTCGGAAGCGGAGCGCGCCGCGGCCGCCCACCTACTCGTCGCAGCGGACGTCAATGCGGTGCCGCCCGAAGGGATCGCCGGGGTCGGTGTCATGGACGATGGCAAGCAGCTGCCTGAGGGCAAGGGTGTGGGCATCGGCGCGCTCGCGATCGGCAACGTCAAGTATCAGGTGGAGCACCGGCTGCTGCGCTCGATGCGCGAGGGCGACAAACCGGTCTATCTCGGTTTCCGCGAAGCCTTCGCGATGGCACGCGAAGTCATCGCCGAGAAAGAAGGCCATTAA
- a CDS encoding ATP-grasp domain-containing protein, producing MAELRVPPLLVVAGLSARMLAEAARTSGYRAIALDLFADRDTRRAAEACLPIGDAASLAIDGDALVDALGRARAAGAQAWVAGSGFDGHSELLAAGQAVLPLAGNPPEVAARVRDPAQFYGRLAALGIPHPQTRCDRPPSPRGWLRKNAASSGGWDVRAARPDDADAESSIYYQRIAAGVPMSALFVADGRRTRLVGVNMQIVRPFCGRPFVFHGCIGPVGVAPSVRCALEAMLDALVADFGLRGLNGLDFLLDDDEIRVIELNPRPPASIALYPDAIPEGLLRAHVEASCGGRLPAHDPHGAVAGVRGFETVFAQRAWNVGAPESAALAQQTWCHDLPASGTRIARGEPLCTASAAGGDADEVEALLSQRRRQIPFLLEQANERSSEGARGRALECQ from the coding sequence ATGGCTGAGCTCCGCGTGCCTCCGTTGCTCGTCGTCGCTGGACTCTCAGCGCGCATGCTCGCCGAGGCCGCGCGTACCAGCGGCTATCGGGCGATCGCGCTGGATCTCTTCGCGGATCGCGACACGCGGCGCGCGGCGGAGGCGTGCCTGCCGATCGGGGACGCGGCGAGTCTCGCGATCGACGGCGATGCGCTGGTCGACGCCCTGGGCCGTGCCCGCGCCGCGGGGGCGCAGGCGTGGGTGGCGGGGAGCGGTTTCGACGGGCATTCGGAACTCCTCGCGGCAGGGCAGGCGGTGCTGCCGCTTGCGGGCAATCCGCCCGAGGTCGCCGCGCGCGTGCGCGATCCGGCACAGTTCTACGGGCGGCTCGCGGCCCTTGGCATTCCGCACCCGCAGACCCGGTGCGACCGTCCGCCGTCGCCGCGCGGCTGGCTGCGCAAGAACGCGGCGAGCAGCGGCGGCTGGGACGTCCGTGCGGCGCGTCCGGACGATGCCGACGCGGAATCTTCGATCTATTACCAGCGCATCGCCGCGGGCGTGCCGATGTCGGCGCTCTTCGTGGCCGACGGCCGCCGTACCCGGCTCGTCGGCGTCAATATGCAGATCGTGCGGCCGTTCTGCGGGCGTCCCTTCGTGTTCCACGGCTGTATCGGGCCGGTCGGCGTCGCGCCGTCCGTCCGTTGCGCGCTGGAGGCGATGCTCGATGCGCTTGTTGCCGATTTCGGCCTGCGCGGCTTGAACGGGCTCGACTTCCTGCTCGACGACGACGAGATCCGCGTGATCGAACTCAACCCCCGCCCGCCGGCGAGCATCGCGCTGTATCCCGATGCCATACCGGAGGGATTGTTGCGGGCCCATGTCGAGGCAAGCTGCGGCGGCCGGTTGCCGGCGCACGACCCGCACGGCGCCGTCGCGGGCGTGCGCGGCTTCGAGACCGTGTTCGCACAGCGGGCGTGGAACGTCGGCGCGCCGGAATCGGCCGCACTCGCGCAGCAGACGTGGTGCCACGACCTGCCGGCGAGCGGCACGCGCATCGCGCGCGGAGAACCGCTGTGCACGGCCTCCGCCGCGGGCGGCGACGCAGACGAAGTCGAGGCGCTACTGTCGCAGCGGCGCCGGCAGATACCTTTCCTCCTGGAGCAGGCGAATGAACGAAGCAGCGAAGGTGCTCGCGGCCGAGCGCTCGAGTGTCAATGA